The genomic interval ACCGAATCCGACGTTGAGTGCAAGACCTTGGCTGTCTTTTCACCGTCCGCCAGCTTTTGTCCGCAATCTGATGAATGGGCGGGCGTTTTCATCTTTGATGAACACGAAGCCTCATGTCCACCTAACCAGAATTGCGTTTTTATGGTACGCGCTCTTCGCTGGCGGCTTGGTATCCGCCAGAGACCTGGCTGTTGAGGTCACCCGCAATGTCGCCGTACCGATGCGGGACGGGGTGGTCCTGCGAGCGGATGTCTTCCGGCCAGCCACGGGAGGACCCTATCCGGTGCTGGTGATGCGTACGCCTTATGGCAAGCAGGGGAAAAAGTTCGATGCGTATGTGAAGGCGGGATACATCGTCGTCTGCCAAGATGCGCGCGGACGATATGAGTCGGAGGGGGAATATGAATCTTTTTACCGCTTCGATACTCATGATGCCGAGGACGGTTATGACACGGTGGAGTGGGCCGCCCGGCTGCCAGGTTCCAACGGCAAGACCGGTACCTTTGGGGCTTCATACAATGCTTTCCTGCAATGGCGGCTTGCCCCGCTCCGGCCACCTTCCCTGGTCGCCATGGCGGCGAGCTCCATTCCGCCCCGCCTCACCCAGCTTGAGGGACCTGGAACCATTCGGCCAGGCCGGCGTCTGTCCTGGTTTTATGCCGGCATGTCACCGGACATGCGCAAGCGCTCCGGAGCCCCCGGTCCCGTCACCAAGGCCGAGGCGCAGAAACTGTGGAAAAGTGGCGAGGAAAAACGGCTCATGCAATTTCTGCCCTGGCTGGACCTGCCGGACAGCGTGTTTGAGGGGGAAGCCGCCGCCGTCAAACACTGGCTGCGAAACCCGCATCTGGACCCCTGTGCCCTCCTCGACGGCTGTCCCCAAGTCGCCGTGCCCAATCTGGACATCATCGGTTGGTTTGACCATTGCAATGACTCCATCGAGCTGGACCAGGCCCTCATGCAGCATGGAAGCACTGCTGCAGCACGCCAGACACGCCTCATCATCGGCCCCTGGAGTCATAGCGGGCGTGGCAAGCGCAAGCAGGGTACGGTGGACTTCGGCCCCGCTGCAGTCTTGAACCTGGCAGCGGAGGAGATCCGCTGGTTTGACCGCTGGCTCAAAGGCAAAACGGCAGATGCCTCCCCCGCGCCGCCCGTGCGCATCTTCATCATGGGGGCCAATCAATGGCGGGATGAAAACGAATGGCCGCTGAGCCGTGCGGTGCCGCACACTTTTTACCTGGGCGGCAAAGGCAGTGCCAACACCCCTGCCGGGGGTGGCCAGCTCAGTCAGGAGCCTTCGGCCGTTGGCACAAACAGTTATACTTACGATCCTCGCGACCCTGTCCCCACCCTCTGGACGCCTGCCATGTTCACCGTCCCGGCGGAGCAGGCTCCTCTCGCGGAGCGACAGGACATTCTCGTTTATCAAAGCCAGCCCCTCACAGCCCCGCTGGAGGTCACCGGTTATCCGCAGGTCATTCTCCATGCGGCTTCCACCGCTCCAGATACGGACTTCTTCGCGCGGTTAATTGATGTGGCCCCGGATGGCAGCACCCGGGACATCACCATGGGCATGGTTCGTGCCCGTTATCGGAATGGCCTGGCGGACCCCAGACTGCTCACGCCAGGTGAAGTCACCGAATACAAGATCACTCTCCGACCCACGGCCAACCAGTTTCAAAAGGGCCACCGCATCCGTCTGGACATCACCAGTTCAGACTTCCCCAATTACGACCGCAACCACAACACGGCTGCTGATCCCAACAGCAATGCACGGCTGGAAAACGCCGAACAAACAGTTCATCACGGAGGCATCCGCTCCTCCCGCATCATCCTGCCTGTGATCCCTTAGGAAAAATGACGGGGGGCTTCGCCTCATTCGGCGGCCTTGGAGTCTCCATCCAGGGTGGTGCGCAAGTTTTTCACGAAGTCCGCCGTGGCCGCATCCAGCAGCAGCACGCCCTGGCCGTTACGGTTGCGCAGCAGGCGGATGTGACGTCCCTGGGCATCAAGGACCAGTTCCTCAGGCGTGTCTGTCGCGGCCTTCACATCGTACCGTTGCAGGAGGCAGTTGCGCATGGCTTTGAAAAAGGCGGTGGCGTGTTCCGGTGTCAGCCACTGGGTCTGCCAGGCGGCGTGGTCACGCGGATGATCCGGCGCTGCATAGGCTAACAAACGATCCGACTGCCAGCCACGCGCGGCCTGGCCGGCGTCTTCATCGCTGTTGTAGGTGCGCAGTGCATTGAAGATGGCAAAGCGGCCCAGGGAATCATCCCAGTAGGGTTCGTTACCCGCGACGGTCAGACTGGGGAATTGCGGCCGGCTGGGCGGAAGGGCGCTGTTGTCCAGATACCTCTCCACCTCAATGATCTCCGCACAGTCACGTGGTGGGCGTGAATAGGCGGCATCTAGCTGCGCAAAGTCCCCGGCACTGTGGAGAGTCTGGGCAAATTCAAAGCCGGGGCGGAAGGGAAACATGGCCAGCTCTTTCAGGAAAACGGGTATCTGAATCTCGTTCAATGGATGGTCCGGGTCCTCGGCGGGCAGGTCACTTTTGGGTGAGGCTTGCGGGTTTTGGAGACTGTATAAAAAGCGCGTCAGCCCGGCATCCCCGGCCAGCAGGGATTCACGGGCCAGCCGCTCATCCGTGGTCAGCGGTTCTTTGCGCTCCTCCGGGAAAAGCGTGCCGCCAAATTCCCGCAACAACTGGCCAAAGGCGATGGCCAGCGGCCGGTCAGGTGCAGGTTTTCCAGGAACGGGGTTTTCCTCGGTGATGAGCAGCGTACCGCTATCCTGGTCATACCAGCCGCCAAGCTGCCGGGCCCAGAGGGCGGCGCGCAGCGGCAGCGGGTCCACCGGTTTGTCTATCCAGCCGAGGGCTGTCAGCGCCAGGGCAAAACGGGGCCCTTCATCCTCCGGCTGCTGCTTGCGCAGCCAGGCGAGGATGGCGGTCTCCACCTCCGTCTGAGTGGCTCCCACCGTCGGGGTGGGCAGCGCCTGGAGCTTGCGGAATTTCATCAGCTCAATGCCCATTCCAACGTAGTCCGGCTCCACATCGTCACCCTCAGGTCCAGCCACGGGATCCATCAGCGGGATGCCTTTCATGCCGAGGGTGCCAAGCTTTTGCAGCAGCATGGAATTTTCCTCCTGCAGCGCATTCACCTGGCCCTGAAGATATTCCACCTGGCCTTCCAGCAAGGTGATCTGGGCCGGCAGATCATCGGCTTCCGCAGCGAGCTCCGTTTCAACGGTAAGGGCAGATTTTCCCGGAGGTTTGGATACAAAGACGCCTGCACCCAGCCCTGCAAAGACAAGGATGAGCAGCAGCACAGCGGGGGGCAATTTTGGCATGGGGGGAATGATAGACGCAGGATGTCCGGGAAAAAACCGGATAAACAGAAATCTTGAATTTTGAACAGGGTATAACCAATTGTACAGAGGCTCCGCAATGAACCTGCACATTCGTTTCAGCCGTGCCTCAAAGCTCTAATCCGTGATCTGAAAGTTATGAAAACGTCATCCTCAATGTGTTCCGGTCTTATTGAATATCTTGAGCCCCGGCTGGCTCCGGCGGGCATCATCACCCTTACTGTGGCGGGCGGCGTCCTGACCATCACCGGTGATGGCGCTGACAATGGCATCCGCATCACTGATGATCCGCTGAATGGCGAATGGGACATCACAGACCCCCTGGCCGGAACCAGCTACGTCCTTAATGGTGTGGTGCAGGCCGCTCCTTTCAGCATCCCTGCCCAGCTGGGCATCAAGGCCAATCTAGGAGATGGCAATGATGACATCCGGCTCATCGGCAGCGGCGCGGAAAATGCCTTTATACTTTCCAAGGGCATCAAAATTGTCACCGGGGCCGGCAACGACAACATCGACATCGGTACCGGCGGCACGCAGAATTTCATCATTGGCGGCGCTTTTCAGGTGAACATGGGGGACGGTGATGACGAATTTGATTTCAATGCCTCCTCCACCATCCTTTCTGCCGTGAAGATCCTGGCGGGCACGGGTGATGACAATGTGGACTTTGAAGGTGGCGGCACTCTCGTCCTGACCAAAGGTCTGAACGTGGATCTTGGGACAGGCAATGATGATTTGGACATTATCGCCACGTCCTTTTCAGTGACTGGCGGCGCCCTCACGATCAAGGCCGCAGGCGGAGCAGGCACCACCCCCTCCCTGACCATTGGCAGCAGCCAGTTTTCAGCGGCGGGTGCCGTAAACATCACGGTGCTGGCAGGGAATTCATCCATCGAGATTGGCAACACCTCCACGGACGTCCTGAACTTTGGGTCCGGATTGAAAGTGATCGGCGGCACCGGCAATGACACGGTGGATTTTAACGGCCAGATGCTCAACAGCGCGGCGGTCCTGGTGGACTTGAAAGCAGGCAACAACTCCCTGATCATGGAAAACAACGGCAGCATGAGCGGCACGACGCTCACGTTCAAAGGCCTGACAGGAAATGACGAGCTGCGGATGGATCCCAACTATGCGCTGCAACTGGCCGGCCAGTTCAACCTCAACCTGGGTGCGGGTGACAACACTTTCGGGGCATTGGCCGGCAGCACACTGGCGGCAGGCAGCCTGGTGTATAAAGGCGGGGCCGGCGTGGACGGAATCGCATTCGACGGGGCCAGCCTGCGCACCAATGGTGTGTCCAGCTTCCTCCTCGGGGATGGTGCCAATATCCTGGACCTGGCCCCGACGGCCTCCCTGTTTGTGGGGGGCAGTCTAGGAGTCACCAGTCTGAATGGAAACGACATCCTGACAGTGAACACCCCATCGTTTAATGTGCTGGGCAGCTTGAATTTAAAACTGGGAAGTGGTAACAATGCCACCACCTTTACCGGAGCGACTGCGAGGATCGGAGGCGCTGTCAATTATACCGGAGGCATCGGTACAGACACATTTGAAAGCACCAATACGGAGTTTTTTGTTCAACGTGCCGTCAATTTTAACGGCGGCGCGGGAGTCAATACGCTGTATCTGAGGCCCACCGATGGAATCATCGGATCCCTCAAATACACGGGGGGAACAGGTGATGACTTCATAGCTTTAGGAGATACTGGCGGGGCATCTGACCTGGTGGCCATCAATGGAGCCATGCTGGCTAATTTGGGTTCTGGATCTTCCTTGCTCTATCTGACTGATACCCTGGTTCAGGGCAACGTGACGACAAAATCAACGAGCAAGTCAGTGGAAACGGATCAGTTTATCGCCAATAACAGTTCGTTCAATGGCCATCTCAATGCCATCCATGGCGCCGGGACCTCTGTTGGTGCCTTTATCGATGTGGTGGTGCGCGGGAATTTTCTCCTGAATGCTGGAGAAGGTAGCAGCAGCATTTTACTCGATCACACTCCTGGCTCACCTGTTTTAAGCCAGTGGTTTGGCACTGTGAAAATCATCACCGGTTCCGGGGATGACTCCGTGGTGCTCGGCAGCAACCCGGTCGTGCCCAATGCCGGCAACATCTTCTACAAAGACATCAGCGTGAACCTGGGAGCGGGCACCAACAGCTTCACCCAGGGCAACAACACCTTCCTGGCGGGCACGAGCTTCCCGTGATCAATAGTCCCGCGCGAGCAGGTAGTCTGCCAGCTCGCGCAGCCTGCCTCCCCGGTTGCCAAATACGGCCAGGGCATCGTGCGCCACCTGGGTGAGGCGGTGAGCCTCATCGCGGGAGGCGTCCAGGCCGATGAGGGCCGGATAGGTGGACTTCTCGGAAGCGAGGTCTTTGCCGGCGCTCTTGCCCAGTTTTTCACTGGTCTGGGTCACGTCCAGGATGTCATCAATGATCTGGAAGGCCAGTCCGGTGGCCATGCCGAAGTCCTGGAGGGCCTGCAGCTCCTCAGGCTGGCAGTCCGCGCACATGCCGCCCAGCTTCAGGCTGGTGGTCAGCAGGGCGGCAGTCTTATTTTCATGAATGAAACGCAGGGATTCCAGAGGGAGCTTTTGCCCTTCACCCTCCAGATCCGCCACCTGGCCACCCACAAGGTGCAGGCTGCCGGCGGTGCGGGCGAGTTCTGTGACCAGGGCACCGGCACCATAGCGGACAGTGACGGGTGTCTTCACCAAGATCTCAAAGGCCAGCGCCTGCAGGGCATCCCCGGCCAGGATGGCGATGCCGTCTCCATAGACCTTGTGGCAGGTGGGCACGCCCCGGCGGAAATCGTCATTGTCCATACTGGGCAGGTCATCATGGATCAGAGAATAAGTGTGCAGGCACTCCACCGCCGCTGCTGCAAAGGAGGCGCTTTCCTTGCTGCCGCCGCTGGCCTCCGCCGCTGCGAGGCAGAGGATGGGCCGCAGTCTTTTGCCGCCGGCAAAGACGCTGTGACGCATGGCCTTGTGGATCGTCGCCGGGGCGGTCTCGGCGGAGGGGATCAGCAGGTCAAGGACTGCGTCCACATAGGCGCAGCGGTCAGTCAGATAGGTTTTCAGGTCGGACATTCAGTCTAAAAAAGCAGTATCGGCAGCGGCAGGGAAGGATCAATGATGGTTGCGGCTGAGATCCTCAGCCAGGTGGGCAAAGTCTCCCGCTTCACACCATTTCACAAAGCGCTCGGTCAGCCGTTTCAGTTCATCCCATTCATGGCGGATTTTTTTGGACTCATCCTGGGTGATGCTGTTGTCAGAAGCTGCATGGCTGATGGCGGCCAGCAGATCGGCAAACTGCTGGACGATCTCCTGGGTGCCCAGCATCACCTCGCGACCGGCCAGCTTGCAGGTGGGCGGGTTCTTCACCAGCACGCCTTCGGCCTTGTGGCAGAGCCACTGGATGAGGTGGTCATCCCCTGTCAGCTCGTAAAGCTGGCGCACGCGGTCCAGGGGATTGGAGGCACCGCTGCCTTCCTCTTCATCGCGCTGTCCCCACTTATAGACCAGGGACAATGACACGCCCATTTTGGCCGCGATTTCTTTCACATGCCCTTTGTCCAAGGCCTGGCGGATGACTTCGTGAGACTCCATACCTTTGTTTTTCACGAACGAAGCCCCCTTGGCAAGCTAGAATCCCCGGTGGACCTCAGATAGTAGCCCCTCCGATACGGTCGTCAGACCCGCCAACCAGCCACATCCCCTACCCTGGCATACACCTCACGGCCGACGGCGCTGTTCTCCACCAGGTCCTCGCAAAAGCGGATCCGGCCACGCTCAAAGAGCGTGATGAAGCAGGAGCCGCCAAAGCGGAAATAGCCCTTTTCATCCCCTTTCCGCACCGGAACGCCCGGCTGCGCGGTATGCACCACGGTGCCCACACAGGTGGCTCCGACCTCCAGGAGAGTGACCAGTCCAA from Prosthecobacter sp. SYSU 5D2 carries:
- a CDS encoding polyprenyl synthetase family protein, which translates into the protein MSDLKTYLTDRCAYVDAVLDLLIPSAETAPATIHKAMRHSVFAGGKRLRPILCLAAAEASGGSKESASFAAAAVECLHTYSLIHDDLPSMDNDDFRRGVPTCHKVYGDGIAILAGDALQALAFEILVKTPVTVRYGAGALVTELARTAGSLHLVGGQVADLEGEGQKLPLESLRFIHENKTAALLTTSLKLGGMCADCQPEELQALQDFGMATGLAFQIIDDILDVTQTSEKLGKSAGKDLASEKSTYPALIGLDASRDEAHRLTQVAHDALAVFGNRGGRLRELADYLLARDY
- a CDS encoding CocE/NonD family hydrolase, translated to MVSARDLAVEVTRNVAVPMRDGVVLRADVFRPATGGPYPVLVMRTPYGKQGKKFDAYVKAGYIVVCQDARGRYESEGEYESFYRFDTHDAEDGYDTVEWAARLPGSNGKTGTFGASYNAFLQWRLAPLRPPSLVAMAASSIPPRLTQLEGPGTIRPGRRLSWFYAGMSPDMRKRSGAPGPVTKAEAQKLWKSGEEKRLMQFLPWLDLPDSVFEGEAAAVKHWLRNPHLDPCALLDGCPQVAVPNLDIIGWFDHCNDSIELDQALMQHGSTAAARQTRLIIGPWSHSGRGKRKQGTVDFGPAAVLNLAAEEIRWFDRWLKGKTADASPAPPVRIFIMGANQWRDENEWPLSRAVPHTFYLGGKGSANTPAGGGQLSQEPSAVGTNSYTYDPRDPVPTLWTPAMFTVPAEQAPLAERQDILVYQSQPLTAPLEVTGYPQVILHAASTAPDTDFFARLIDVAPDGSTRDITMGMVRARYRNGLADPRLLTPGEVTEYKITLRPTANQFQKGHRIRLDITSSDFPNYDRNHNTAADPNSNARLENAEQTVHHGGIRSSRIILPVIP
- a CDS encoding helix-turn-helix domain-containing protein, with translation MESHEVIRQALDKGHVKEIAAKMGVSLSLVYKWGQRDEEEGSGASNPLDRVRQLYELTGDDHLIQWLCHKAEGVLVKNPPTCKLAGREVMLGTQEIVQQFADLLAAISHAASDNSITQDESKKIRHEWDELKRLTERFVKWCEAGDFAHLAEDLSRNHH